Proteins from a single region of Mytilus trossulus isolate FHL-02 chromosome 2, PNRI_Mtr1.1.1.hap1, whole genome shotgun sequence:
- the LOC134708450 gene encoding flavin-containing monooxygenase 5-like isoform X1, with amino-acid sequence MRVAVIGAGVSGLTAIKCCLDEGLEPVCFERSNDIGGLWRYSDKVTEGQACVMKSTITNTSKEMMCFSDFPMPADFPMYMHNTYVQKYLNLYAEKFTLRKHIQFETEILSVLKKDDFKQTGQWVIKLKDKKTDKVKENIFDAVLVCTGRNSEKYVPDVPGLSNFKGEVVHSHDYRKPTGFEGKRVLVIGIGNTGSEIAVELSAVASQVFISTGRGTWVFPRIADHGMPIDMTAVKRIMMKIKKILPQSLIENMVEKRINARFDHKHYCLQPKHSVFAHSPIINDEIPNRLASGTLRLKAGVRTFTENGVIFDDNTVVENIDVVVLATGYTFKFPFLDKSVTEVRENHVDELYKYIFPPKLEKSTLGIIGCAQVLGANMPVFEMQCRLSTRVFQGKSTLPCYNDMWLDIKSKQEALTQKYVKLHKHTVTVDSIEYMDELATLNGCRPDLGSLVWSDPTLALTCYFGPCTPYQYRLHGPGKWDGAKQAILTQWDRTLGPLKTRSLGFKEQPSQKNFLLFSFIFIVIICYILQALFL; translated from the exons ATGAGAGTTGCAGTGATTGGAGCAGGAGTCAGTGGATTAACTGCTATAAAGTGTTGTTTAGATGAAGGACTAGAGCCTGTATGCTTTGAAAGGTCAAATGATATAG GTGGGCTATGGAGATATTCAGATAAGGTCACAGAAGGTCAGGCATGCGTTATGAAATCAACCATCACGAATACTAGTAAAGAAATGATGTGCTTTAGCGATTTTCCAATGCCCGCAGATTTTCCAATGTATATGCATAATACTTATGTACAAAAGTATTTAAATTTGTATGCAGAAAAATTCACTCTTCGGAAACATATACAATTTGAAACGGAG ATATTGagtgttttgaaaaaagacGATTTTAAACAGACTGGTCAGTGGGTTATCAAACTGAAAGACAAGAAAACTGATAAGGTGAAGGAAAATATCTTTGATGCTGTTCTTGTGTGCACTGGTCGTAATAGTGAAAAATATGTTCCTGATGTTCCCGGTCTATCAAACTTCAAAGGAGAGGTTGTTCATAGTCATGACTATAGGAAGCCAACTGGATTTGAAGGCAAAAGAGTACTTGTCATTGGAATAGGAAATACGGGATCAGAAATAGCTGTAGAACTCAGTGCAGTTGCTTCACAG GTTTTTATAAGTACCGGACGTGGAACTTGGGTATTTCCCAGAATAGCAGACCATGGTATGCCTATCGACATGACAGCTGTCAAAAGgataatgatgaaaataaaaaaaatattaccacaGTCGCTAATTGAAAACATGGTGGAGAAAAGAATAAATGCAAGATTTGATCATAAACATTATTGTCTGCAACCAAAGCACAGTGTCTTTGCTCATAGTCCAATTATTAATGATGAAATACCAAACCGATTGGCATCTGGAACATTAAGGTTAAAAGCGGGTGTCAGAACATTTACAGAAAATGGGGTAATATTTGATGATAACACAGTGGTAGAAAACATCGATGTTGTTGTCTTGGCAACAggatatacatttaaattcccTTTCTTAGACAAATCTGTGACTGAGGTGAGAGAAAACCATGTTGATGAACTGTACAAgtacattttcccgccaaaactGGAGAAGTCAACTTTAGGTATAATCGGATGCGCACAAGTACTGGGAGCAAATATGCCAGTATTTGAGATGCAGTGTAGACTGTCAACGCGTGTTTTTCAG GGGAAATCAACTCTTCCATGCTATAATGACATGTGGTTAGATATTAAATCAAAACAGGAGGCACTGacacaaaaatatgtaaaattacataaacataCCGTTACTGTCGATTCCATAGAGTATATGGATGAATTAGCCACGTTAAATGGGTGTCGACCTGATTTAG GTTCATTAGTATGGTCAGATCCCACATTGGCCTTAACCTGTTACTTTGGACCATGTACACCATACCAATATAGACTACACGGACCAGGAAAATGGGATGGAGCAAAACAGGCGATATTGACGCAGTGGGACAGAACGTTAGGACCCCTAAAAACAAGATCATTAGGATTTAAAGAACAGCCTTCACAGAAAAACTTCttactgttttcttttatttttattgtaatcaTTTGTTATATACTTCAagctttatttttataa
- the LOC134708450 gene encoding flavin-containing monooxygenase 5-like isoform X2 — MKSTITNTSKEMMCFSDFPMPADFPMYMHNTYVQKYLNLYAEKFTLRKHIQFETEILSVLKKDDFKQTGQWVIKLKDKKTDKVKENIFDAVLVCTGRNSEKYVPDVPGLSNFKGEVVHSHDYRKPTGFEGKRVLVIGIGNTGSEIAVELSAVASQVFISTGRGTWVFPRIADHGMPIDMTAVKRIMMKIKKILPQSLIENMVEKRINARFDHKHYCLQPKHSVFAHSPIINDEIPNRLASGTLRLKAGVRTFTENGVIFDDNTVVENIDVVVLATGYTFKFPFLDKSVTEVRENHVDELYKYIFPPKLEKSTLGIIGCAQVLGANMPVFEMQCRLSTRVFQGKSTLPCYNDMWLDIKSKQEALTQKYVKLHKHTVTVDSIEYMDELATLNGCRPDLGSLVWSDPTLALTCYFGPCTPYQYRLHGPGKWDGAKQAILTQWDRTLGPLKTRSLGFKEQPSQKNFLLFSFIFIVIICYILQALFL, encoded by the exons ATGAAATCAACCATCACGAATACTAGTAAAGAAATGATGTGCTTTAGCGATTTTCCAATGCCCGCAGATTTTCCAATGTATATGCATAATACTTATGTACAAAAGTATTTAAATTTGTATGCAGAAAAATTCACTCTTCGGAAACATATACAATTTGAAACGGAG ATATTGagtgttttgaaaaaagacGATTTTAAACAGACTGGTCAGTGGGTTATCAAACTGAAAGACAAGAAAACTGATAAGGTGAAGGAAAATATCTTTGATGCTGTTCTTGTGTGCACTGGTCGTAATAGTGAAAAATATGTTCCTGATGTTCCCGGTCTATCAAACTTCAAAGGAGAGGTTGTTCATAGTCATGACTATAGGAAGCCAACTGGATTTGAAGGCAAAAGAGTACTTGTCATTGGAATAGGAAATACGGGATCAGAAATAGCTGTAGAACTCAGTGCAGTTGCTTCACAG GTTTTTATAAGTACCGGACGTGGAACTTGGGTATTTCCCAGAATAGCAGACCATGGTATGCCTATCGACATGACAGCTGTCAAAAGgataatgatgaaaataaaaaaaatattaccacaGTCGCTAATTGAAAACATGGTGGAGAAAAGAATAAATGCAAGATTTGATCATAAACATTATTGTCTGCAACCAAAGCACAGTGTCTTTGCTCATAGTCCAATTATTAATGATGAAATACCAAACCGATTGGCATCTGGAACATTAAGGTTAAAAGCGGGTGTCAGAACATTTACAGAAAATGGGGTAATATTTGATGATAACACAGTGGTAGAAAACATCGATGTTGTTGTCTTGGCAACAggatatacatttaaattcccTTTCTTAGACAAATCTGTGACTGAGGTGAGAGAAAACCATGTTGATGAACTGTACAAgtacattttcccgccaaaactGGAGAAGTCAACTTTAGGTATAATCGGATGCGCACAAGTACTGGGAGCAAATATGCCAGTATTTGAGATGCAGTGTAGACTGTCAACGCGTGTTTTTCAG GGGAAATCAACTCTTCCATGCTATAATGACATGTGGTTAGATATTAAATCAAAACAGGAGGCACTGacacaaaaatatgtaaaattacataaacataCCGTTACTGTCGATTCCATAGAGTATATGGATGAATTAGCCACGTTAAATGGGTGTCGACCTGATTTAG GTTCATTAGTATGGTCAGATCCCACATTGGCCTTAACCTGTTACTTTGGACCATGTACACCATACCAATATAGACTACACGGACCAGGAAAATGGGATGGAGCAAAACAGGCGATATTGACGCAGTGGGACAGAACGTTAGGACCCCTAAAAACAAGATCATTAGGATTTAAAGAACAGCCTTCACAGAAAAACTTCttactgttttcttttatttttattgtaatcaTTTGTTATATACTTCAagctttatttttataa